In a single window of the Sorangium aterium genome:
- a CDS encoding phytanoyl-CoA dioxygenase family protein — protein sequence MMSTSTRDRINAFRAQGLFIARAFLDIAERAELRRACDAALLRTRALSRETGHSTPRISLLTDGTTCFQDDPCALELISTFVGSRRVCELLAGLSRPGEEDTPRLKDAHYYHEQTRRDWDGDWHRDSQFGQSDPEIERAIVATTTSVHFRVALEDDDRLEIVPGSHARWDTPDELRIRRGADRTALDMPNAARVALRAGDACIFHAWSIHRATYRRAPPRRTIDALYTFARPRVRQWTPPAT from the coding sequence ATGATGAGCACGTCAACGAGAGATCGAATCAATGCCTTTCGCGCGCAAGGCCTCTTCATCGCGCGCGCTTTCCTCGACATCGCCGAGCGCGCCGAGCTCCGCCGCGCGTGCGACGCCGCGCTCCTCCGCACACGAGCGCTCTCCCGGGAGACCGGTCACTCGACCCCCAGGATATCGCTCCTCACGGACGGCACGACCTGCTTTCAGGACGATCCCTGCGCGCTGGAGCTCATCTCCACGTTCGTCGGCTCCCGGCGCGTCTGCGAGCTGCTCGCCGGCCTCTCGCGTCCGGGAGAGGAAGACACCCCGCGCCTGAAGGACGCGCATTACTACCACGAGCAGACAAGGCGCGACTGGGACGGGGACTGGCACCGAGACAGCCAGTTCGGCCAATCCGATCCAGAGATCGAGCGCGCGATCGTCGCGACGACGACATCGGTCCACTTCAGGGTGGCGCTGGAAGACGACGATCGGCTCGAGATCGTCCCCGGGTCCCACGCCCGCTGGGACACGCCGGACGAGCTCCGGATCCGCAGGGGCGCCGATCGGACCGCGCTGGACATGCCGAACGCCGCGCGCGTCGCCTTGCGCGCCGGAGACGCATGCATCTTCCACGCGTGGTCGATCCACCGCGCGACTTACCGTCGAGCTCCTCCACGTCGCACGATCGACGCCCTTTACACCTTCGCTCGTCCGAGAGTACGTCAGTGGACCCCGCCGGCGACGTGA